Proteins encoded together in one Camelina sativa cultivar DH55 chromosome 9, Cs, whole genome shotgun sequence window:
- the LOC104713326 gene encoding uncharacterized protein LOC104713326 → MGLCVSVDRNEYDSSSTTTAKIVTINGDLREYDVPVLASQVLESESTSSSSSSSSSRSSSFYFLCNSDSLYYDDFIPAIESDEILQADQIYFVLPVSKRQYRLSTSDMAALAVKASVAIEKAAGKGKKGRKYRRRNSGRISPVVTLNHPNAVNNRVGAAGETMTMEKGKLQSRTTPFKAVNGYSRSGSVQKLKRYTSGRAKLAVRSFRLRLSTIYEATDDVQIPSS, encoded by the coding sequence ATGGGTCTTTGTGTATCTGTGGATCGAAACGAGTACGATTCTTCATCGACGACGACGGCTAAAATCGTCACGATTAACGGCGATCTTCGTGAATACGATGTACCGGTGTTAGCATCTCAGGTTCTTGAATCTGAATCgacgtcttcgtcttcttcgtcttcgtcgtctcgttcatcttctttttattttctatgtaaCTCCGATTCTCTCTACTACGACGATTTCATTCCAGCGATCGAATCCGACGAGATTCTTCAAGCGGATCAGATCTATTTCGTTCTTCCCGTCTCTAAACGTCAGTACCGTCTCTCGACGTCTGATATGGCGGCTCTCGCCGTGAAAGCTAGCGTCGCTATTGAGAAAGCTGCCGGGAAGGGGAAGAAGGGGAGGAAATATCGCCGTCGTAATAGCGGGAGGATTTCGCCGGTCGTGACGCTGAATCATCCTAACGCCGTTAACAACAGAGTCGGAGCTGCCGGCGAGACGATGACGATGGAAAAAGGGAAATTACAAAGTAGAACGACGCCGTTTAAAGCTGTGAACGGTTATTCCCGGTCTGGTTCGGTTCAGAAATTGAAAAGATATACGTCTGGGAGAGCTAAATTGGCGGTTCGATCGTTTAGACTGAGACTCTCTACTATATACGAAGCCACCGACGACGTTCAGATCCCATCATCATAA